The genomic segment AAATATAGAATAGAATGCGACAGAAGAAATTCTGCGATACCGATGCTTGATATAAGGCATATTAATGCAAGGATAGAGCCTGGCGCAATTATAAGAGAAGGGGTTGCAATTGGAAACCATGCGGTTATAATGATGGGTGCCGTTTTAAACATAGGGGCAGAAATAGGTGAAAACTCTATGATAGACATGAACGCAGTTATAGGAGCTAGAGGAAAAATTGGAAAGAATGTTCATGTGGGTGCAGGTGCAGTGGTTGCAGGAGTATTAGAGCCACCAAGCAAAGAGCCTGTCGTAATTGAAGATGATGTATTAATTGGAGCAAATGCAGTGATTCTAGAGGGAGTTAGAGTTGGAAAAGGCTCTGTAGTAGCAGCAGGTTCAGTAGTTACCCACGATGTTGAAAGCGGAGTTGTTGTTGCTGGAATTCCCGCAAAGGTTATTAAAAGAGTTGATGATAAGACAAAAGAAAAAACAAAATTATTGGATGATTTAAGAAAATAATTACGAAATAAAAAACACCCACAAATGCACATCAAATGTGGGTGTTTTTTATTAAATAAAATAAATTGACAAACAACTCAAGAAGTCAAGAAATCAAGTGAATGTCACTCATCGCTTACTTTTTCTAATTTAGAAATTGAAACTTCATATGCAGTTCTCTTTATTACATTGTCTTCTGATAGCTTCTTCTCATATTCACGGCTCTGCATTCTCCCCCACAGACGGATATGAGTTCCTACTTCAAACTGACTTGAGAATCTTGCATTTCTACCCCACGCAATTGCTGGTATGTAGTCAGATTTGTTATAAGCTCTGTTAACAGCAATTAAGATATCTGTTATTTCTCTACCAAATGGAGTAGTTCTGTAAACTGGAGCTTTACATACATAGCCATCAAGACTTATAACGTTTGGGCTGTCTGAAAGTGTCTCAATTTCTTTTATATCTCTTGCAAATAATGTTAATAGTAATCTACTGCTTCCATCGATAACTCTATTATAAGACCTTATTTGACCATCAACAGACACTAAAGTTCCTATTGATGTATTAACATTTGTAAGAAGTCTTTCCGAAACAGTTACAGGAAGCACATCTACTGTTTCGCTTAACCTTGGCACCTCAATCATAAAGGTTAAAAATCTTTCGCCAAATATTTCATGGCTTAAAGTTAAAGGTGAAACAATTTTGCCTTCAATATAGGCTTTGTTTGATAAGAAAAGGTTTTGCATCCCCATCCCTCTCCCTTCGTATTTTGTAATCTAAAATATAAATATTAGGGAAAGAATGAAAATATTACACATTAATTATAATTTTATACCAATAATTAACATGCAAGTTAAAGCTGCAAGATAATAATAAATTTCACTATATTTTCCCGATACTTGATAGAGTTTTTCAAATGGTTGAATTACTTCCTTTTCAAATGTAACTATGGTTCTCTGTAGACAAAAGCTAAAGCAAAGGCAAGTTAAATCATCAATGCTTGTTGCTGTTACAGTTGCTTTATCATTTAAACCAAAAGATAATGGATAAAATTCAGTATCTGTATCAATTGCAGGAACATTATCAGCGTTGAATATATAATATCCATTTTCATTTATTCTATCTAATAATTCCTTTACTTTGTTTCTAAATAAATTTGATTCATCAATATATCCTATATTAATTATTACATTAAAAGATATATTATTTAATCTATCTTCGAGCAAGTCTTCTCTTGAAATTGAAATTAGGACATATTCTACTTCTTTAAAGAGCAGTTTTTCAAATGCATCTGCAGAGTCGTCATGGGTTCCAATAACGACGGATTCTTTTCCATTCTTGTATAGCTCTTCCTTTAATATATCAATAATCCTTGACTTGCCTTTGCTTCCCATTATACCTATAAGAATCATCCCATCACCTCTTTTTTCTTGTGTATATAGTTTGTTCACATACCAGCTTTGTTATTCTCTATAAGTTTTTGCCTTCCTGTATGGTCTATATAAAAATTTTCTTTATAAATCAACTCTGATATAGTGACAAATTGAAAACCCTTTTTCTTCAATTCTTTAATTATTCTATCCAGCACTAAAGGGGTTTGTTTAGCATAATTGTGGAAAAGAACAATAGAACCATTAGTAACTCTGCTAACAACTCTGTTATATATTACCTCTTCACCAGGATCCTTCCAGTCTATAGAATCAACGTCCCATTGAATACAGTAATGACCAGCTTCCTTTACAGTTTTTACAACTAAACTGTTGTAATCTCCAAATGGAGGTCTGAATAAATTTGTTTCTTTCCCAGTTATTCTTCTTATTTTTTCGCTTGTTTTAAATATCTCTTCCTTCATCTTATATGGGCTAAGCTGTGAAAAGTGAGGATGGGTTGTTGAGTGATTGCCAATCTCATGTCCCTTATCAAAAATATTTTTTACCTTTTCTGGATACTTATCAACCCATCCACCTACTAGGAAAAAAGTTGCCTTTACTCCGTTTTTTTCGAGTATATCTAGTATTTGATCTGTGTATTCATCTCCCCACGCCGCATCAAATGTGATTGCTACCTTCTTATCAGAAGTATCAACACAGTAAATGGGAAGTTCCCTTTGAGTGTTAAGAAAAACGTTGAGTAGTTCATACTTTCCAGTTGCAGCATAAAATACTGAAAATAAAAAAATAAAAACTACTGCTAGTGATTTAAAAACTGACTTTTTTGTGAAAATTATTACCTTCACTAAATTCCCTCCAAATTTATATTACAGTAAATATTTATTACTTTTCTGCAAAAAATATTATTAGGTTGATTTTAAAAGGAGGGATTTTGTATGACCATGCGTAAGGCCAGATTCACAAATTTGTTTGGACATCAAACTGAGTTTGCTTCAGAAAACCTATTAGGTCAGGATAGGCACTATCACAGAGAGGCTAAATCCCAAAAAGCTCAGCTAAGGAGTGCTCATAAACATGGAACTAGAAAGAACTACAAAATCCCCTTTGAAAGGAAATTGACCTAATCGGAGATTTTTAAATCTCCGATTTTTATTATCCAGAAATTTCTTGTATATTCGAGCCAATTCTACATAAATTAATATTAAGATGAAATTAATATTCATCATCCCTATAAGGAAACAGAACTACATAAAATAAAAAGGAGGTTTAAAAAATGGCAGCAGGTCAAGATTTCCACGGAAGGACACAATTAGTCCCAGAAGCACATAAGGCTCTTGATAATATGAAATATGAAATAGCTTCAGAACTTGGGGTCCCTGTATATCAGGGTTCAGAGGATTACTGGGGAAATATACCTTCAAGAGATTGCGGAAGAGTTGGCGGAACGATGGTTAAAAGACTTATAGCACTTGCAGAAAGAGAAGTTGCTAATGGAAAAATACCTGATAAACTATAAAGAATATCGAAATGCTCCCAAATAGGGAGCATTTTTATTGAAAAGAATATTTATTTATTGTTATAATATAATTATTGATACAGCTTATCCAAAATGGAGGTTTTAAAATGTATAGAGATACAACTGAACTGGCCGAAAATAAACTTTTAATATTATATATACTTAATAAAATAGATGCTTCAATTACTAACTCTTATCTTACGCAAATTGTTTTGGAAAACAACCTAATAAACTACTTTTCACTTCAACAGTATATTTCAGAGCTAATTGAAAGCGGATTTATTGACCTCACAAAGGAAATTAACAGGCAACTTCTAAAAATAACATTAAAAGGTAAAAGAACTTTAGATTTTTTTATAGATCGAATACCAGAAAATAAAACAAAAATTATAGATGCTTATCTGCTAGAAAAGGAAATTGAAGTTCAATATGAATATATTCCTAGAGCAAAATTTGAAAATATAGGAAACGATTACTTTGTAGATATTAAGCTTCTCGAAAATGATAAGATAATATTTGACCTTAGGCTTAGAACAAATTCTCTCGAAAACGCCAATACAATTTGTGAAAATTGGGAAAAAAAATATTCTCACTACTACGATACAATCTTAAAAACTCTTACGAAGGAAATATAAATGACTGTAGAAAAATCCACAGTCATTTTTTTCGTTTATTTGAAAATGTTCTTGTTTGAAGTAATCCCCATTTCTTTAGCCTTCTTAATATAATCATTAATGATTTTTTTTGAAAATTCAACCAAAACCTTCGGAGTTTTATTTTCATACTTAATAGCAAGATAATAAAGCCTCTTTGCCTTCTCAATTTCCTCAAGAAGCTGCTCACTCAAATAAATTTCCCCCAAAAATCTCTATACAAAATATTATGCAGCTTCTGCTAATTTAAGACCTTCTTTAATATACTTCGTGCGTGACCTATCATATATAAAGAACCGCAGAATAATAGAACATCATTTCCTTTTACCAAGTCTAATCCCATCTTAACTGCTTCTTCTACATCCTTTGCAGCAATTGCATTCTTGCCATAAGATATAATAATGTCCCTCAACTCATAAGACTTTAAAGCTCTTGGACTATCTGGAGTCACAGTAATAAATTCATCTGAAGCTTTGAAGAGCATTTCAATCATCTTTATATATTCCTTATCCTTTAGCATCCCTACTACAATCTTAACTTTACTGCCTTCAAAATAATGTTTTACTGACTTAACAAGCGATTCTATTCCTTGAATATTGTGACCTCCATCAAGAACTATATATGGATTTTTATTTAATATTTCAAATCTTCCTGGCCATTTTGCATTCTTTAACCCTTCATATATCGACTTATTACTTATATTAATTCCTAAATCCCTTAATGCTTCTATCGTCATAATACTCGTTAGTGAATTATAAACTTGATGTTCTCCTAGAAGGTTTATATGCAAATTTTTATATTCTTTATAACCTGAAATGTTGAATTTTATTCCATCAACAGAATTTTGATTAATCTTTGGTATTAAGCTTTCTACAAAATAAATTTTAGAGTTATTTTGATTTGCAACGTTTATAATTACATCTCTTGCCTCTTCCATTTGAGGATAAAGGACGAGAGGTTTATTAGGCTTTATTATTCCTGCTTTCTCATAGGCAATTTTATCCAGAGTATCCCCCAATACATTCATATGATCATAGCTTATAGTGGTTATAACTGAAACTAAGGGATTTACAACATTAGTAGCATCATATCTTCCTCCAAGTCCTACCTCTAGAACTACAAAATCAACCTTCTTATCATAAAAATATTTAAATGCCAATGCAGTTATTATTTCAAATTCAGTTGGGTTTTCAAAACCTTCTTTTACTATTCTTTCAATCAGCGGAATTATTAACTCTATATACTTAACCACATCCACTTCACTTATTTCGTCTTTATTAATTCTAATTCTTTCTGTAAACCTTTCTATATATGGAGAAGTATACACCCCAACTTTATACCCTTCCTCCTCCAATATGGATGATACAAAGGCAGAAGTTGAGCCTTTTCCATTAGTGCCTGCTATGTGGATAAATTTCAAGTTATCCTGAGGATTTCCCATAAGTTCGCAAAGTCTTCTAATTCTTTCAAGTCCCAGATTCATTCCGAATTTGCCAACATTTTCTATATAATTGATTGCTTCATCATATTTCATAATAATCCCCCACAATTCTTGTTATAAAATATTCTAAATAAAATATTTGTCTAAATTTGTAACAAATAGAAAAATACTAGCATAATTTAAACTAGGAAGAAATTTATCTTCCAAAAATTATAAGAGGAGGGATAATGTATGCCAAATGGTTATATCCATGGTGATCACAGCCCTTGCAGGTCAATAAAATCAGTTCTTGAAGCACTTGAAGGGCAAAAGGTAGTAATAGTTCTCAAAGGCTGCTGCGAAGAATGGGTTAAAATAC from the Caloramator mitchellensis genome contains:
- the dapD gene encoding 2,3,4,5-tetrahydropyridine-2,6-dicarboxylate N-acetyltransferase, giving the protein MEQIREYDLTDPYEIARYIKEAKKTTPVKVYVDGDLKGLNPDGIEIYGDNNFYILFGENELVENFLTENKEKISKYRIECDRRNSAIPMLDIRHINARIEPGAIIREGVAIGNHAVIMMGAVLNIGAEIGENSMIDMNAVIGARGKIGKNVHVGAGAVVAGVLEPPSKEPVVIEDDVLIGANAVILEGVRVGKGSVVAAGSVVTHDVESGVVVAGIPAKVIKRVDDKTKEKTKLLDDLRK
- the pdaB gene encoding polysaccharide deacetylase family sporulation protein PdaB; amino-acid sequence: MKVIIFTKKSVFKSLAVVFIFLFSVFYAATGKYELLNVFLNTQRELPIYCVDTSDKKVAITFDAAWGDEYTDQILDILEKNGVKATFFLVGGWVDKYPEKVKNIFDKGHEIGNHSTTHPHFSQLSPYKMKEEIFKTSEKIRRITGKETNLFRPPFGDYNSLVVKTVKEAGHYCIQWDVDSIDWKDPGEEVIYNRVVSRVTNGSIVLFHNYAKQTPLVLDRIIKELKKKGFQFVTISELIYKENFYIDHTGRQKLIENNKAGM
- a CDS encoding single-stranded DNA-binding protein; this translates as MQNLFLSNKAYIEGKIVSPLTLSHEIFGERFLTFMIEVPRLSETVDVLPVTVSERLLTNVNTSIGTLVSVDGQIRSYNRVIDGSSRLLLTLFARDIKEIETLSDSPNVISLDGYVCKAPVYRTTPFGREITDILIAVNRAYNKSDYIPAIAWGRNARFSSQFEVGTHIRLWGRMQSREYEKKLSEDNVIKRTAYEVSISKLEKVSDE
- a CDS encoding alpha/beta-type small acid-soluble spore protein, encoding MAAGQDFHGRTQLVPEAHKALDNMKYEIASELGVPVYQGSEDYWGNIPSRDCGRVGGTMVKRLIALAEREVANGKIPDKL
- a CDS encoding bifunctional folylpolyglutamate synthase/dihydrofolate synthase, which produces MKYDEAINYIENVGKFGMNLGLERIRRLCELMGNPQDNLKFIHIAGTNGKGSTSAFVSSILEEEGYKVGVYTSPYIERFTERIRINKDEISEVDVVKYIELIIPLIERIVKEGFENPTEFEIITALAFKYFYDKKVDFVVLEVGLGGRYDATNVVNPLVSVITTISYDHMNVLGDTLDKIAYEKAGIIKPNKPLVLYPQMEEARDVIINVANQNNSKIYFVESLIPKINQNSVDGIKFNISGYKEYKNLHINLLGEHQVYNSLTSIMTIEALRDLGINISNKSIYEGLKNAKWPGRFEILNKNPYIVLDGGHNIQGIESLVKSVKHYFEGSKVKIVVGMLKDKEYIKMIEMLFKASDEFITVTPDSPRALKSYELRDIIISYGKNAIAAKDVEEAVKMGLDLVKGNDVLLFCGSLYMIGHARSILKKVLN
- a CDS encoding DUF4364 family protein, yielding MYRDTTELAENKLLILYILNKIDASITNSYLTQIVLENNLINYFSLQQYISELIESGFIDLTKEINRQLLKITLKGKRTLDFFIDRIPENKTKIIDAYLLEKEIEVQYEYIPRAKFENIGNDYFVDIKLLENDKIIFDLRLRTNSLENANTICENWEKKYSHYYDTILKTLTKEI